Proteins from a genomic interval of Micromonospora sp. NBC_00389:
- a CDS encoding phage tail protein yields MRRSAIERLLPAAYQRACVPGSVLWALLKVMEELHAPDEAILAEVDALFDPYRAPDGLVAQLTRWVAMDHVVASPRPDAPLPLPVGRLRDLVANGALLARWRGTPYGMRRALEVATGLSGFALDEPAEQPFHVVVRVPAAAAGQLAVITRIVEAEKPASTTVEIVVAEESS; encoded by the coding sequence ATGCGACGCTCGGCGATTGAACGGCTGCTGCCCGCCGCCTACCAGCGGGCCTGCGTGCCGGGCAGCGTGCTCTGGGCGCTGCTGAAGGTCATGGAGGAGCTGCACGCCCCGGACGAGGCCATCCTCGCCGAGGTGGACGCCCTGTTCGACCCGTACCGGGCGCCGGACGGGCTGGTCGCCCAGCTGACCCGCTGGGTGGCGATGGACCACGTCGTGGCCTCGCCCCGCCCGGACGCGCCGCTGCCGTTGCCGGTGGGCCGGCTGCGCGACCTGGTGGCCAACGGGGCGCTGCTGGCTCGTTGGCGTGGCACCCCGTACGGGATGCGAAGAGCTCTCGAGGTGGCTACCGGGTTGAGTGGTTTCGCCTTGGACGAACCGGCCGAGCAGCCGTTTCACGTCGTGGTGCGGGTACCGGCGGCCGCCGCCGGCCAGCTCGCCGTGATCACCCGAATCGTCGAGGCGGAGAAGCCCGCCTCGACCACCGTCGAGATCGTCGTCGCAGAGGAGTCGTCATGA
- a CDS encoding PmoA family protein — translation MTTERPSGHSATDPGPATTTEEPARLLVNGTEVARYVLDPELDVRHGPRPYLHPVRTLGGTVVTDALPADHVWHLGASLAVQDVNGANLWGGRTYVRDVGYTWRDDHGVIAHAGHVERASDRYAHDLQWRDRAGRTLLTERRRLAASAVAPDAWRLDLDSALTAPGDREVRLGSPATNGRPGGAGYGGFFWRAAADGDPAVFTADAEGEEAVNGSAAPWLALTGVGPGGGAYTLVFAGLGRGDRWFVRTAMYPGVCVAFAFDRPAVVVAGETRHGRYRVWVADGTLDRNRAAALVGAVP, via the coding sequence ATGACCACCGAGCGTCCGTCCGGCCACAGCGCCACCGACCCCGGCCCAGCCACCACGACCGAGGAGCCGGCACGGCTGCTGGTCAACGGGACGGAGGTGGCCCGGTACGTGCTCGACCCGGAGCTGGACGTGCGGCACGGTCCCCGGCCGTACCTGCACCCGGTACGCACCCTGGGCGGCACGGTCGTCACCGACGCCCTGCCCGCCGACCACGTGTGGCACCTCGGCGCCTCCCTCGCCGTGCAGGACGTGAACGGCGCCAACCTCTGGGGCGGACGCACCTACGTCCGCGACGTCGGATACACCTGGCGCGACGACCACGGGGTCATCGCGCACGCCGGTCACGTCGAGCGGGCCTCGGACCGGTACGCGCACGACCTCCAGTGGCGTGACCGTGCCGGCCGGACGCTGCTGACCGAGCGGCGTCGGCTCGCCGCGTCGGCGGTGGCACCGGACGCCTGGCGGCTCGACCTGGACTCCGCCCTCACCGCCCCGGGCGATCGGGAGGTGCGCCTGGGCAGCCCGGCCACCAACGGTCGGCCTGGTGGGGCCGGCTACGGCGGGTTCTTCTGGCGGGCCGCCGCCGACGGCGACCCGGCGGTGTTCACCGCCGACGCCGAAGGGGAGGAGGCGGTCAACGGCAGTGCGGCGCCGTGGCTCGCGCTGACCGGCGTCGGGCCGGGCGGCGGGGCGTACACCCTGGTCTTCGCCGGTCTCGGGCGCGGCGACCGGTGGTTCGTGCGGACCGCGATGTACCCGGGGGTCTGCGTGGCGTTCGCGTTCGACCGGCCGGCCGTGGTCGTGGCCGGCGAGACCCGGCACGGCCGGTACCGGGTGTGGGTGGCCGACGGGACGCTCGACCGGAACCGGGCTGCGGCCCTGGTCGGGGCGGTGCCCTGA
- a CDS encoding ABC transporter substrate-binding protein — MHPATPPTASASVGRTHRTPLPRRRLLRGLLAATVAAPLLFGAAACGGDDESADPNAPVKLSIFWWGGDARAKLTEDALALYTKKHPNVTFEKTWQANQGYFDKLATLTAGGNPPDLFQIDDNYLAEYAARSTTLDLTSYQESGKLDTSKFPKSLWQYGVVDGKLAGLAAGENTQGLVYNKTLLAKHSLPEPTTGMTWEQHIAWAEEVSKKAGVPGTQDPSADYKAFWVWLRQQGKDLYKGKELGFTAEDVTKWFELWKGARDRKATPTADVIHEGNSSDITKQLVVTGKSATSWVWANQMPDLKKNTKDDLGVVAYPGDPSAQWARASMYWSVFKGTKHKDVAVDVINFLNNDQEAVKLLGTDRGLPSNQDLRRVVSDDTTDPAMKQSIAVEAELTQKFGESPQVPIKGHSKVRSELIKAAENAQYGRGTPAAAAAQFIEACKSAIA; from the coding sequence ATGCACCCCGCAACGCCCCCCACCGCCAGCGCGTCCGTCGGGCGCACCCACCGTACCCCGCTGCCCCGGCGGCGGCTGCTGCGCGGCCTGCTCGCCGCGACGGTCGCCGCACCGCTCCTGTTCGGCGCCGCCGCCTGCGGCGGAGACGACGAATCCGCCGATCCCAACGCCCCGGTCAAGCTGTCCATCTTCTGGTGGGGCGGCGACGCCCGGGCCAAGTTGACCGAGGACGCCCTGGCCCTCTACACCAAGAAGCACCCGAACGTGACCTTCGAGAAGACCTGGCAGGCCAACCAGGGCTACTTCGACAAGCTGGCCACGCTCACCGCCGGCGGCAACCCGCCAGACCTTTTCCAGATCGACGACAACTACCTGGCCGAGTACGCGGCCCGCAGCACCACGCTGGACCTCACCTCCTACCAGGAGTCCGGCAAGCTGGACACGTCCAAGTTCCCCAAGAGCCTCTGGCAGTACGGCGTGGTCGACGGCAAGCTCGCCGGCCTGGCCGCCGGGGAGAACACCCAGGGCCTGGTCTACAACAAGACGCTGCTGGCCAAGCACAGCCTGCCCGAGCCGACCACCGGGATGACCTGGGAGCAGCACATCGCCTGGGCCGAGGAGGTGTCGAAGAAGGCCGGCGTGCCCGGCACCCAGGACCCGAGCGCCGACTACAAGGCGTTCTGGGTCTGGCTGCGCCAGCAGGGCAAGGACCTCTACAAGGGCAAGGAACTGGGCTTCACCGCCGAGGACGTGACCAAGTGGTTCGAGCTGTGGAAGGGCGCCCGGGACCGTAAGGCGACGCCGACCGCCGACGTCATCCACGAGGGCAACTCCAGCGACATCACCAAGCAGTTGGTGGTCACCGGCAAGTCGGCGACCTCCTGGGTCTGGGCCAACCAGATGCCGGACCTGAAGAAGAACACCAAGGACGATCTGGGCGTGGTCGCCTACCCCGGTGACCCGAGCGCGCAGTGGGCCCGGGCCTCGATGTACTGGTCGGTGTTCAAGGGCACCAAGCACAAGGACGTCGCCGTCGACGTGATCAACTTCCTGAACAACGACCAGGAGGCGGTCAAGCTGCTCGGCACCGACCGGGGCCTGCCGTCCAACCAGGACCTGCGCCGGGTGGTCAGCGACGACACCACCGACCCGGCGATGAAGCAGTCCATCGCCGTCGAGGCGGAGCTGACCCAGAAGTTCGGCGAGTCCCCGCAGGTGCCGATCAAGGGGCACAGCAAGGTCCGCTCGGAGCTGATCAAGGCCGCCGAGAACGCCCAGTACGGCCGGGGCACCCCCGCCGCGGCAGCCGCCCAGTTCATCGAGGCGTGCAAGTCCGCCATCGCCTGA
- a CDS encoding LacI family DNA-binding transcriptional regulator — MPVTIRDVARASGVHISTVSRTFSAPHLVNPETRVRVLACAEDLGYRPNRAARALITGRTHNIGLIIADIANPFFPPLIKAAESQARHRDYHVFVADTNEDPTTEEELVHALAKQVDGVLLCSPRMSNSLIEQLSREVPLVVVNRQVTGLPCVLMDVGQGARAAIEHLIGLGHSRIALLGGPRSSWTNREMRRAAATAARAGGAELTLLGPNAPTETGGSAVAEQVRRSGVSAVLAYNDLMAIGLIEGLDALGVRVPQEVSVVGVDDIALSRLTRPKLTTVATPTAAAGRTAVDMLLQQDTESPRGARGLGAGTALGVRRTTAQVMLQTELVIRDSTGPGPQARPVRPLAAPQSPDPHCPAGPGTPTAATGDAVAS; from the coding sequence GTGCCAGTCACCATCCGGGACGTCGCCCGTGCCTCCGGGGTGCACATCTCGACCGTGTCCCGCACCTTCTCCGCTCCGCACCTGGTCAACCCGGAGACCCGGGTACGGGTGCTGGCCTGCGCGGAGGACCTGGGCTACCGGCCGAACCGGGCCGCTCGGGCCCTGATCACCGGGCGGACGCACAACATCGGGCTGATCATCGCGGACATCGCGAACCCGTTCTTCCCGCCGCTGATCAAGGCGGCGGAGAGCCAGGCACGGCACCGCGACTACCACGTCTTCGTGGCCGACACCAACGAGGACCCGACCACCGAGGAGGAGTTGGTCCACGCGCTGGCCAAGCAGGTGGACGGGGTGCTGCTGTGCAGCCCGCGGATGAGCAACAGCCTGATCGAGCAGCTCAGCCGCGAGGTCCCGCTGGTGGTGGTGAACCGCCAGGTGACCGGCCTGCCCTGCGTGCTGATGGACGTCGGGCAGGGCGCCCGGGCGGCGATCGAGCACCTGATCGGCCTGGGCCACAGCCGCATCGCGCTCCTCGGCGGGCCACGCAGTTCGTGGACCAACCGGGAGATGCGCCGGGCCGCCGCCACGGCCGCCCGGGCTGGCGGCGCGGAGTTGACCCTGCTCGGCCCGAACGCGCCCACCGAGACGGGTGGGTCCGCCGTCGCCGAGCAGGTGCGCCGCAGCGGGGTGTCGGCCGTGCTCGCCTACAACGACCTGATGGCGATCGGCCTCATCGAGGGGCTGGACGCGCTCGGGGTCCGGGTGCCGCAGGAGGTGAGTGTCGTCGGGGTCGACGACATCGCCCTGAGCCGGCTCACCCGCCCCAAACTGACGACGGTGGCCACACCCACCGCGGCCGCCGGCCGGACGGCCGTCGACATGCTGCTGCAACAGGACACCGAGTCACCGCGCGGCGCGCGGGGGCTCGGTGCCGGCACGGCGCTCGGCGTCCGTCGTACCACCGCACAGGTAATGCTCCAGACCGAACTGGTCATCCGCGACTCGACCGGCCCGGGCCCGCAGGCCCGACCGGTACGTCCCCTGGCCGCGCCGCAGAGCCCGGACCCGCATTGCCCTGCGGGCCCGGGCACCCCGACCGCGGCCACCGGTGACGCCGTCGCCTCCTAA
- a CDS encoding carbohydrate ABC transporter permease, translating to MALTTAPDPTRPGPGSVRAHADRRGPGRLRHSEGLAGYVFLSPWLIGLMGVTAIPMLLSLYLSFTDYDILTPFSEVQWVGLANYERMFTADPSYWHSVRVTLTFALVAVPLKLAAALGVALLLNRAWRGVGLFRGLFYLPSLLGGSVALAIVWVNMFNRDGAFNSLLSLFGIQGKPWVNDPDWALETLMVLAIWQFGAPMVIFLAGLKQVPTELYEAASVDGAGRFRQFRNVTLPMLSPIIFFNLVLETINGFQGFTAAFVLSNGTGGPVDSTLMYTLNLYITGFTDLEMGYASAMAWVFLLAIAVITAIFFSTGRFWVHYSDGEDR from the coding sequence GTGGCGTTGACCACGGCACCCGACCCGACCCGACCTGGCCCCGGATCCGTCCGGGCCCACGCCGACCGGCGCGGGCCCGGACGCCTCCGGCACAGCGAAGGTCTGGCGGGGTACGTCTTCCTGTCGCCGTGGCTCATCGGTCTGATGGGTGTCACGGCGATCCCCATGCTGTTGTCGCTCTACCTGAGCTTCACCGACTACGACATCCTCACCCCCTTCTCCGAGGTGCAGTGGGTGGGGCTGGCCAACTACGAGCGGATGTTCACCGCCGACCCGTCGTACTGGCACTCGGTGCGCGTCACCCTGACCTTCGCGCTGGTCGCCGTGCCGCTGAAGTTGGCCGCGGCACTCGGCGTGGCGCTGCTGCTCAACCGCGCCTGGCGCGGGGTCGGGTTGTTCCGCGGGCTGTTCTACCTGCCGTCGCTGCTCGGCGGCAGCGTCGCGCTGGCCATCGTCTGGGTCAACATGTTCAACCGCGACGGCGCGTTCAACTCGCTGCTGAGCCTCTTCGGCATCCAGGGCAAGCCGTGGGTCAACGACCCGGACTGGGCCCTGGAGACGCTGATGGTGCTGGCCATCTGGCAGTTCGGCGCACCGATGGTGATCTTCCTGGCCGGCCTGAAGCAGGTGCCCACCGAGCTGTACGAGGCCGCGTCGGTCGACGGTGCCGGGCGCTTCCGCCAGTTCCGCAACGTCACCCTGCCGATGCTCTCCCCGATCATCTTCTTCAACCTGGTGCTGGAGACGATCAACGGCTTCCAGGGCTTCACCGCCGCGTTCGTGCTCAGCAACGGCACCGGCGGTCCGGTCGACTCCACCCTGATGTACACGCTGAACCTCTACATCACCGGCTTCACCGACCTCGAGATGGGCTACGCGTCGGCCATGGCCTGGGTGTTCCTGCTCGCCATCGCGGTGATCACCGCGATCTTCTTCAGCACCGGGCGGTTCTGGGTGCACTACTCCGACGGGGAGGACCGGTGA
- a CDS encoding putative baseplate assembly protein has product MTLPVPHLDDRAFLDLVTEARERIRQSCPAWTDLSAHDPGMALVEAFAHLTEVMIYRLNQLPEKAYVSFLNLLGVARHAPTAAWADVRFTRSGTDRGSVRIPAGLRVAAARGADPRPVVFVTTEPALLPAGEASVTVRMHHCEPVEAELLGTGTGQPGQVLRAAHAPLAHTAEALDLLLGVEVPAGTVELGAAAREHDGRTFEIWRPVDSFAGLGPQAKVYLVDRCSGTVTFAPALDLRPPAGPAHPDTPGEPTPTDPAPPADLAASDLARLPVTVAAVPPAGRQVRLWYRAGGGPTGNVAAGTLTNLRDPLPGVRVDNPAPAAGGREMEALESVLLRGPYEFFAQQRAVTARDFEVLATSSGAVARARAFTRAAVYSFARPGEVEVVLVPYVPSTARPGGRLPVAVLREHEVPEARRRVEADLEQRRMVGIRSRATWARFKAVSVQARVVVRREEDVDAVRRRIHDRLHQTLSPLPTALNPTGWPFGEPLRASNVYRLLEHAEPGVRYVESVRFVVDEAPDAEVRALAVDQYQPRTWYAGRGAVLFRSSNAGAGWEPAGRFDGETVLRVAPAPAPVRPGIVPRPGSVAVVTLRASGGSRVHLSTDLGETWSLLTDLDSRISDVAWLDRDGAGALLVATDTGLYEVSLLPGAVPLQILVDPSDADRGFYAVRAFVSERGAPGVAVAAQAGFGVYLSTAGGRPGSFAHVGLSNVDNRVLAVQYDGPATLLWSGAGEPDPKKPGQGCHRTRLFESDVQWQTVQGGWIGGTCRDLAFAGPLAVAATQSGGVLRLDTLAAQPQWQPVMVNCGLPLRDRTRFVPVDAIAVSGSATTGAGGQAVERLILAGGERGVYRSASAVDWTATANQATADVVTVPDTWLLCSGEHNIEVVRQDATLGD; this is encoded by the coding sequence CCCGTGCCGCACCTGGACGACCGCGCGTTCCTCGACCTGGTCACCGAGGCCCGGGAACGGATCCGGCAGTCCTGCCCGGCCTGGACCGACCTGTCGGCGCACGACCCGGGCATGGCACTGGTGGAGGCGTTCGCGCACCTCACCGAGGTGATGATCTACCGGCTGAACCAGCTGCCGGAAAAGGCGTACGTCTCGTTCCTGAACCTGCTCGGGGTGGCCCGGCACGCGCCCACCGCGGCGTGGGCGGACGTCCGGTTCACCCGCAGCGGCACCGACCGGGGCAGCGTGCGGATCCCGGCCGGCCTGCGGGTCGCGGCGGCCCGCGGCGCCGATCCCCGCCCGGTCGTGTTCGTCACCACCGAGCCGGCGCTGCTGCCCGCCGGCGAGGCGTCGGTGACCGTGCGGATGCACCACTGCGAGCCGGTCGAGGCGGAGCTGCTCGGCACCGGCACCGGCCAGCCGGGCCAGGTGCTGCGGGCGGCCCACGCCCCGCTGGCGCACACCGCCGAGGCGCTGGACCTGCTGCTCGGGGTCGAGGTGCCGGCCGGCACGGTGGAGCTGGGCGCGGCGGCCCGCGAGCACGACGGCCGCACCTTCGAGATCTGGCGGCCGGTGGACAGCTTCGCCGGGCTCGGCCCGCAGGCCAAGGTGTACCTGGTGGACCGCTGCTCGGGCACGGTCACCTTCGCTCCCGCCCTCGACCTGCGGCCGCCCGCCGGGCCGGCCCACCCCGACACCCCCGGCGAGCCCACGCCGACCGATCCGGCCCCGCCCGCGGATCTCGCGGCAAGTGATCTGGCGCGGTTGCCGGTGACCGTGGCGGCGGTGCCGCCGGCAGGGCGGCAGGTGCGGCTCTGGTACCGGGCCGGCGGCGGGCCGACCGGCAACGTGGCCGCGGGCACCCTGACCAACCTGCGCGACCCGCTGCCCGGCGTACGGGTGGACAACCCCGCGCCAGCGGCCGGCGGGCGCGAGATGGAGGCGCTGGAGTCGGTGCTGCTGCGCGGCCCGTACGAGTTCTTTGCCCAGCAGCGCGCGGTCACCGCCCGGGACTTCGAGGTGCTGGCCACCAGCTCCGGCGCGGTGGCGCGGGCCCGCGCGTTCACCCGCGCCGCGGTGTACAGCTTCGCCCGGCCGGGCGAGGTCGAGGTGGTGCTGGTGCCGTACGTGCCGTCGACGGCCCGCCCGGGTGGCCGGTTGCCGGTGGCGGTGCTGCGCGAGCACGAGGTGCCCGAGGCGCGGCGCCGGGTGGAGGCGGACCTGGAACAGCGCCGGATGGTCGGCATCCGGTCCCGGGCGACCTGGGCCCGGTTCAAGGCGGTCTCGGTGCAGGCCCGGGTGGTGGTCCGGCGGGAGGAGGACGTGGACGCGGTCCGCCGGCGGATCCACGACCGGCTGCACCAGACGCTGAGCCCGCTGCCCACCGCGCTCAACCCGACCGGCTGGCCGTTCGGCGAGCCGCTGCGTGCGTCCAACGTGTACCGGCTGCTGGAGCACGCCGAGCCGGGCGTGCGCTACGTCGAGTCGGTCCGGTTCGTGGTCGACGAGGCGCCCGACGCCGAGGTGCGCGCCCTCGCCGTCGACCAGTACCAACCTCGCACCTGGTACGCCGGGCGGGGCGCGGTGCTGTTCCGCTCCAGCAACGCCGGCGCGGGCTGGGAGCCGGCGGGCCGGTTCGACGGCGAGACGGTGCTGCGGGTGGCGCCCGCGCCTGCGCCGGTACGGCCGGGCATCGTGCCACGTCCCGGCTCGGTGGCCGTGGTGACGCTGCGCGCCTCCGGCGGGTCCCGGGTGCACCTGAGCACCGACCTGGGCGAGACCTGGTCGCTGCTGACCGACCTGGATTCGCGGATCTCCGACGTGGCCTGGCTGGACCGGGACGGCGCGGGCGCGCTGCTGGTGGCCACCGACACCGGCCTGTACGAGGTGTCGCTGCTGCCCGGCGCGGTGCCGTTGCAGATCCTGGTCGACCCGTCCGACGCCGACCGGGGGTTCTACGCGGTGCGCGCGTTCGTCTCCGAGCGGGGTGCGCCCGGCGTCGCGGTGGCCGCGCAGGCGGGCTTCGGGGTGTACCTGTCGACCGCCGGCGGCCGGCCGGGCAGCTTCGCCCACGTCGGTCTCTCCAACGTGGACAACCGGGTGCTGGCGGTGCAGTACGACGGCCCGGCCACGCTGCTGTGGAGCGGTGCCGGTGAGCCGGATCCGAAGAAGCCCGGCCAGGGCTGCCACCGCACCCGGTTGTTCGAGTCCGACGTGCAGTGGCAGACCGTGCAGGGCGGCTGGATCGGCGGCACCTGCCGGGACCTCGCGTTCGCCGGCCCGCTGGCGGTGGCGGCCACGCAGAGCGGCGGAGTGCTGCGACTGGACACCCTGGCCGCGCAGCCGCAGTGGCAACCGGTGATGGTCAACTGCGGGCTGCCGCTGCGCGACCGGACCCGGTTCGTACCGGTGGACGCGATCGCCGTGAGCGGCAGCGCCACCACCGGCGCCGGTGGCCAGGCGGTGGAGCGGCTGATCCTGGCCGGCGGCGAGCGCGGGGTGTACCGCAGCGCCAGCGCGGTGGACTGGACCGCCACCGCCAACCAGGCCACCGCCGACGTGGTGACCGTCCCGGACACCTGGCTGCTCTGCTCCGGCGAGCACAACATCGAGGTGGTGCGGCAGGATGCGACGCTCGGCGATTGA
- a CDS encoding Gfo/Idh/MocA family protein, which produces MSPSADGRVRYAVVGAGARAEMFVRALVLDHANSTELVAFADVNQARMDAHNRWLTELGHRPVATYPAGDFLAMLDKERVDVVLVTSVDVTHDEYVVAALRAGREVVTEKPMTVDAPRCRRILDAVTEIGGRVTVAFNYRYNPLHEQVRRLLAEGAVGEIGSVHFEWLLDVRHGADYFRRWHRDKATSGGLMVHKASHHFDLVNWWLAATPVEVYAAGRLFFYGDTGRRHGYARDYERAHGSPAAVDDPFALRLDAHPRLRELYLDGEAEDGYQRDRNVFAPGVSIEDDMAVLARYSTGATMTYHLTAYAPWEGYRVMVNGSRGRLELEVTENDFVDRGTAGAVKGAALHGTEAPAEGGGATLTLRPFWAPPRQIPVEGRTRHGHGGADARMTDVLFGGHPDPLDRAATADDGALALLTGLAANRSFETGQPVRVADLLTPR; this is translated from the coding sequence ATGTCACCGAGTGCCGACGGCCGGGTCCGGTACGCCGTCGTGGGCGCCGGCGCGCGGGCAGAGATGTTCGTCCGGGCACTGGTGCTCGACCACGCCAACTCCACCGAGCTGGTCGCCTTCGCCGACGTCAACCAGGCCAGGATGGACGCGCACAACCGCTGGCTGACCGAGCTGGGGCACCGGCCGGTGGCCACCTACCCGGCCGGCGACTTCCTGGCGATGCTGGACAAGGAGCGCGTCGACGTCGTCCTGGTGACCAGCGTCGACGTCACCCACGACGAGTACGTGGTGGCCGCGCTGCGCGCCGGCCGGGAGGTCGTCACCGAGAAGCCGATGACCGTGGACGCGCCGCGCTGCCGGCGGATCCTGGACGCCGTGACGGAGATCGGCGGCCGGGTGACGGTCGCCTTCAACTACCGCTACAACCCCCTGCACGAGCAGGTCCGCCGGCTGCTCGCCGAAGGCGCGGTCGGCGAGATCGGCTCGGTGCACTTCGAGTGGCTGCTCGACGTGCGGCACGGCGCCGACTACTTCCGGCGCTGGCACCGGGACAAGGCCACCTCCGGCGGGCTGATGGTGCACAAGGCCAGCCACCACTTCGACCTGGTCAACTGGTGGCTGGCCGCCACCCCGGTCGAGGTGTACGCGGCCGGGCGGCTGTTCTTCTACGGCGACACCGGCCGCCGGCACGGCTACGCCCGCGACTACGAACGGGCGCACGGCTCCCCCGCCGCCGTCGACGACCCGTTCGCGCTGCGACTCGACGCGCACCCCCGGCTGCGCGAGTTGTACCTCGACGGCGAGGCCGAGGACGGCTACCAGCGCGACCGCAACGTCTTCGCCCCGGGAGTGAGCATCGAGGACGACATGGCGGTGCTCGCCCGCTACTCCACCGGCGCCACGATGACCTACCACCTCACCGCGTACGCCCCCTGGGAGGGCTACCGGGTGATGGTCAACGGCAGCCGGGGCCGGCTGGAGCTGGAGGTCACCGAGAACGACTTCGTCGACCGAGGCACCGCCGGCGCGGTCAAGGGCGCCGCGCTGCACGGCACCGAGGCGCCCGCCGAGGGCGGCGGCGCGACGCTCACTCTGCGCCCGTTCTGGGCCCCGCCCCGGCAGATCCCGGTCGAGGGTCGCACCCGGCACGGTCACGGCGGCGCGGACGCCCGGATGACCGACGTGCTCTTCGGTGGCCACCCCGACCCGCTGGACCGCGCCGCGACCGCCGACGACGGCGCCCTGGCCCTGCTCACCGGCCTGGCCGCCAACCGGTCCTTCGAGACCGGCCAACCGGTCCGGGTCGCCGACCTGCTCACCCCCCGCTGA